In a single window of the Thermofilum uzonense genome:
- a CDS encoding ABC transporter permease, with the protein MIGKYSFTDIVRGILIAYVIFFILYPLVYFTVFVMSPRSINEIFSFLSSDLFRISLNNSIYVTIITTIFTTIVGVPYAYFLHRYRIPGKSVILPLTFMPTMVPPFVGALSIIFLLGRFGTLNLLLLEAKIIDRPINFIYGLHGVILVQVLTLFPWIAINVYNSLLKLDRTLEEAAESLGAAPLRRFITVTLPGLMPGLITGLFMVASFSFTDYATPIVLGQYQLLAPQAFVNIQQAIDESRVRTGAYMVFFMLMIVLALFFVTKRYLTTKEYASLRLPRPVEEIPLRGVAAKLRAMYIYLMITLALLPHAYVFIISFSKVWSFTPFPTVYSLENFQTILSRSTPFINTALYAITGTLICFLTGMFGAYLVVRTRHPLNDFIDASLSMMFIVPGIVIGTSYLFAFKKDIPLAGLLGSVWIIMPLMLATRRISYTLRYSYASYLQIRKTLEEAAYVLGETPSRAFLKIVVPNAIYGILAGTIFSFIEIVNELTASLFLYRPGWETITIQMFVAITAGELNIAAAYAVILFLASALLAVLAMRLASRK; encoded by the coding sequence ATGATTGGAAAGTATAGCTTCACTGACATAGTGAGAGGGATACTGATAGCTTACGTCATATTTTTCATCCTTTATCCTCTAGTGTACTTCACTGTTTTTGTTATGTCCCCTAGAAGTATAAATGAAATTTTCTCCTTTCTTTCAAGCGACCTCTTTCGAATCTCACTTAACAACTCAATTTATGTAACCATAATCACAACCATATTTACAACTATTGTTGGGGTTCCCTACGCATATTTCCTTCACAGGTATCGAATACCTGGTAAAAGCGTAATATTACCCTTAACATTCATGCCTACAATGGTGCCACCATTCGTTGGAGCATTATCTATAATATTCCTGCTGGGACGATTTGGAACTTTAAATCTGCTTCTCCTCGAGGCTAAAATTATAGATCGCCCAATCAACTTCATATATGGCCTTCACGGAGTCATACTCGTACAGGTGCTCACTCTCTTCCCTTGGATCGCCATTAATGTCTATAACAGTCTGCTTAAACTAGATAGAACGCTTGAGGAAGCTGCAGAGTCCCTGGGAGCTGCCCCTCTACGGCGTTTTATTACAGTTACACTTCCAGGACTTATGCCTGGGCTGATAACAGGGTTGTTTATGGTAGCCTCATTCTCCTTCACAGACTACGCCACGCCTATAGTCTTAGGCCAGTACCAACTTCTAGCGCCACAAGCATTCGTCAACATACAGCAAGCAATAGACGAGTCTAGAGTCCGGACTGGAGCCTATATGGTTTTCTTTATGTTGATGATCGTCTTAGCCCTTTTCTTCGTTACTAAGCGCTATCTCACAACGAAGGAATATGCAAGTCTTCGCCTTCCACGCCCTGTCGAGGAGATACCGCTTAGGGGAGTAGCGGCTAAGCTTCGGGCAATGTACATCTATCTTATGATCACGCTCGCTTTGCTCCCCCATGCATACGTGTTCATCATCAGCTTTTCAAAGGTCTGGAGCTTCACTCCTTTTCCTACAGTATACTCTCTTGAAAACTTCCAAACAATATTGTCCAGAAGCACACCATTTATCAACACGGCTCTCTATGCAATCACTGGTACTTTGATCTGCTTTCTAACAGGAATGTTTGGAGCCTATCTTGTTGTCCGCACGAGACATCCTTTAAACGATTTTATCGATGCATCACTCTCAATGATGTTCATAGTTCCAGGTATAGTAATAGGAACTAGCTATCTGTTCGCCTTCAAGAAAGACATACCCTTAGCGGGATTGCTGGGTTCTGTGTGGATCATAATGCCTCTCATGCTGGCTACCAGGAGAATAAGCTACACACTTCGTTACTCGTACGCTTCTTACCTACAAATTAGGAAAACGTTAGAAGAGGCAGCATACGTACTCGGCGAGACCCCGTCGCGGGCATTCTTAAAGATAGTGGTTCCCAACGCTATTTACGGCATTCTCGCCGGAACAATCTTCTCATTTATCGAGATAGTGAACGAGCTAACAGCCTCGCTATTCCTTTACAGGCCTGGCTGGGAGACCATAACAATCCAGATGTTCGTCGCCATAACGGCAGGCGAGTTGAACATCGCGGCCGCATACGCTGTAATCCTTTTCCTTGCCTCAGCATTGCTAGCTGTCCTAGCCATGAGATTAGCGTCTCGAAAATAA
- a CDS encoding ABC transporter ATP-binding protein: MVSVRVEDVWMLFGNVKALQGVDLEVREGEMVTLLGPSGCGKTTLLRVISGLYKPTKGKVYFDSEDVTDKNPWERNVGLVFQDYALWPHLTVYDNIAYGLRLRKVEQREIKERVRGVARLLGIEELLDRYPHQLSGGQQQRVALARAIVINPSVMLLDEPLSNLDAKIRINVRTEIRKLQKKLNITSIYVTHDQEEALVLSDRIVVMNHGRVEQIGTPFEIYYHPKTLFVADFVGQVNIIKGRINGMDESRHLIEVDSEIGRVLVSSDQDVKSSNEVYLIFRPEMVEVSKVKPREDNESTIVEGMIDAVQFLGNILRADVAVGEKRIRVELHNPLFREKFSPQDRVFVRIPASNIRILTG; encoded by the coding sequence ATGGTCTCTGTTCGCGTTGAAGACGTATGGATGCTTTTTGGAAACGTTAAGGCCCTACAGGGAGTAGACCTTGAGGTGAGAGAAGGAGAGATGGTTACCCTATTAGGGCCTAGCGGATGTGGGAAAACCACACTTCTCAGGGTAATAAGTGGCCTCTATAAACCCACTAAAGGAAAAGTGTACTTTGACTCCGAGGATGTAACTGATAAAAACCCTTGGGAACGTAACGTGGGTCTTGTCTTTCAGGATTATGCACTTTGGCCTCACCTGACAGTTTACGACAACATAGCATATGGTCTTAGGCTTAGAAAAGTAGAACAAAGAGAGATAAAGGAACGCGTAAGAGGCGTTGCCAGGCTTCTAGGTATAGAGGAATTATTAGACAGATACCCCCATCAGCTCAGTGGTGGTCAGCAACAACGTGTAGCTCTTGCGAGAGCCATTGTTATTAATCCAAGCGTAATGCTCTTAGACGAGCCTCTAAGTAATTTAGATGCCAAGATACGCATAAACGTCAGAACCGAGATAAGAAAACTCCAAAAGAAGCTTAACATTACATCAATTTACGTGACACATGACCAAGAGGAAGCGCTTGTACTCTCGGATAGAATAGTGGTTATGAACCATGGAAGAGTAGAACAAATTGGTACACCTTTCGAAATTTACTATCATCCAAAGACTCTATTTGTCGCAGACTTTGTAGGGCAAGTGAATATAATTAAGGGAAGAATTAATGGGATGGATGAGAGTAGACACCTAATAGAAGTTGATAGCGAGATCGGCCGAGTTCTCGTATCTAGCGACCAAGATGTAAAAAGTAGCAACGAGGTCTACCTTATATTTAGGCCTGAGATGGTAGAGGTATCAAAGGTAAAGCCTCGTGAAGATAACGAGTCTACGATAGTCGAGGGCATGATCGATGCTGTGCAGTTTCTAGGAAATATCTTACGAGCAGACGTCGCTGTTGGTGAAAAAAGGATAAGAGTAGAGCTTCATAATCCACTCTTCCGCGAGAAGTTTTCACCACAAGACAGAGTATTCGTCAGAATACCCGCTTCTAACATCAGGATTCTCACCGGGTGA
- a CDS encoding extracellular solute-binding protein, with protein MAGKKKLLALLPIALLFLSSTGLAAQLKNSQLNLYGQQYENTLVLITPSNKNLLNAIIPAFQKYAKEKLGVDVKVQLIQVGSPEAMNRIIAWGGKPDADIFFGGDLIYHWKVKAQGLLERYKPNSPYYDRLPSVFMGFPLKDPDEMWHPKLWWGHGPMYNLEVLNKFGLQPPKTWEELLDPKWKDLIVMCTPSRSSSTFINVAVIMQREGLDKGWAFWRQLAANVGTFVQRSADVVELVQKGEYAVGFTYSQGAIFAKAQGYPVGMYMDPTGFIVSGVSLLKGAPHPNIAKAFLDWWYTPDAQQAALSAGGIPVLPDVKIDGPPGSPAAILKEFLGGKDTIYDYLQSFKNVQFYNFTFAESIYNQVAKEFDDTIVAKHNELKDAWATILDAKTKVAGVPQAEAKLQEAIQLFNKGNYAQAKSIALEAVNIAAAAPKGPSATDIALYIVIAIVIVGAAYYVYSQRKKKSQKQ; from the coding sequence ATGGCAGGAAAAAAGAAACTCTTGGCACTACTTCCTATAGCATTACTATTCCTATCATCCACGGGATTGGCAGCTCAACTAAAGAACAGTCAGCTAAACCTCTATGGACAACAATACGAGAATACTCTTGTCCTCATAACGCCTTCGAACAAGAATCTTCTTAATGCTATAATTCCAGCGTTTCAGAAATACGCGAAGGAAAAGTTAGGAGTAGATGTAAAGGTTCAACTCATACAGGTCGGTTCTCCAGAAGCCATGAACAGAATTATAGCCTGGGGCGGAAAGCCAGACGCAGATATATTCTTTGGTGGTGACCTCATCTATCACTGGAAAGTCAAGGCACAAGGTCTACTTGAGAGGTACAAGCCAAACTCGCCTTATTATGACCGCCTCCCCTCCGTATTCATGGGTTTTCCATTGAAAGATCCAGACGAAATGTGGCATCCTAAGCTATGGTGGGGACATGGGCCAATGTATAACCTAGAAGTATTGAATAAGTTTGGACTCCAGCCTCCTAAGACCTGGGAGGAACTTCTCGATCCAAAGTGGAAGGATTTAATAGTGATGTGTACTCCTTCAAGATCTTCATCGACCTTCATCAACGTTGCAGTTATAATGCAACGTGAAGGCTTGGACAAAGGATGGGCGTTCTGGCGGCAACTAGCTGCAAATGTTGGCACATTTGTTCAGAGGAGCGCTGATGTCGTAGAGCTTGTCCAGAAAGGAGAATACGCGGTGGGCTTTACATACAGCCAAGGCGCAATTTTTGCTAAGGCCCAGGGTTACCCTGTTGGAATGTATATGGATCCCACAGGCTTCATAGTATCGGGAGTTTCACTTCTAAAAGGAGCTCCTCACCCCAACATCGCTAAAGCGTTTCTAGACTGGTGGTATACTCCTGATGCACAGCAGGCAGCTCTTAGCGCTGGCGGAATTCCAGTGCTCCCAGATGTTAAAATTGACGGTCCACCTGGTTCACCCGCTGCTATTTTGAAAGAGTTTCTTGGCGGGAAAGATACGATATATGATTACCTACAATCCTTCAAGAATGTACAGTTCTACAACTTCACCTTTGCTGAGAGCATCTACAACCAGGTAGCCAAAGAGTTTGATGACACAATAGTAGCTAAACACAACGAGCTGAAGGATGCCTGGGCTACTATCCTTGACGCTAAGACGAAGGTGGCCGGTGTGCCCCAGGCCGAGGCGAAACTCCAGGAGGCCATACAGCTCTTTAACAAGGGGAATTATGCACAGGCAAAAAGCATCGCGTTGGAGGCTGTCAATATAGCCGCTGCGGCTCCTAAGGGTCCCTCAGCCACAGACATAGCCTTATACATAGTGATTGCCATTGTAATCGTTGGAGCAGCATACTATGTGTACTCGCAGAGGAAAAAGAAGTCACAAAAGCAATGA
- a CDS encoding potassium channel family protein, whose amino-acid sequence MYIVVVGGGKIGQAIADFFARRGDRVVIIDRKKEVCDFLAKNYDAVVYCGDARSTSLLRDAQVEEADVLYAVTDSDSVNIQVATTAKKKLGVPRVVVRINQSENCERVGGEVADTVVCLGVNSLSAFIEAVVNPEYKYLLRDRDKVIALIRVVPDSPLVGRSIKSIEDMGVLVGVVVREGIPSRPTEDLVLEADDEIVVVGREERVNELIRVLYE is encoded by the coding sequence ATGTATATAGTCGTGGTGGGAGGTGGAAAAATTGGCCAAGCCATAGCAGACTTTTTCGCACGTAGGGGGGACAGGGTCGTAATAATAGATAGGAAGAAAGAAGTCTGCGACTTCCTAGCAAAAAATTATGATGCAGTAGTCTACTGTGGAGATGCAAGGTCAACAAGTCTTTTGAGAGACGCACAGGTGGAGGAAGCGGATGTCCTTTATGCTGTAACAGACAGTGATAGCGTTAATATACAGGTTGCCACGACAGCGAAAAAGAAGCTCGGCGTACCAAGGGTCGTCGTCAGGATTAATCAGAGTGAGAACTGTGAACGTGTTGGCGGGGAGGTGGCTGACACCGTCGTCTGTCTGGGTGTTAACTCACTAAGTGCCTTCATTGAAGCCGTGGTTAACCCGGAGTACAAGTATCTCCTAAGGGATCGGGACAAAGTCATCGCATTGATTCGCGTTGTACCAGACTCACCGCTTGTCGGAAGGAGTATAAAAAGTATAGAGGATATGGGAGTTCTCGTCGGAGTAGTGGTGAGAGAGGGCATTCCAAGCCGTCCAACGGAAGATCTAGTACTGGAAGCCGACGACGAGATTGTTGTTGTTGGTAGGGAGGAAAGAGTGAATGAACTTATACGTGTCCTTTACGAGTAA
- a CDS encoding mechanosensitive ion channel family protein, with product MEGIGLLQMLELRLELLLSVLGSLLATLVIGFLFSRIIRRSLRRYNPLLAEATARYGSWAIYMVGILFSLELLNLKLETILVFVVLIGVLVVIGLRDILPNYFAKQIIDMYKPFNVGDWVKIEEIVGKVVEINDLYTQVVTRSHARVYIPNNLLVKHTISNLSKAGGIDVTARISVPLSRSLDDIISTIEKAISEEAREEGTGDSEIQVVSLNAKTVELEVKVRILNPQRVEDVRSRVLRKIYRALETELKG from the coding sequence TTGGAGGGGATTGGCTTGCTCCAGATGCTTGAGCTGCGGCTAGAGCTTCTTTTATCGGTGCTTGGAAGTTTATTGGCTACGCTTGTCATAGGCTTTCTCTTTTCGAGGATAATTAGGAGATCTCTTAGGAGGTATAACCCTTTGCTCGCGGAAGCCACCGCAAGGTATGGCTCCTGGGCGATCTACATGGTGGGCATACTATTCTCATTAGAACTGTTAAACCTTAAACTCGAGACAATACTAGTCTTTGTGGTACTGATAGGTGTACTTGTCGTCATCGGGCTCAGAGACATCCTCCCAAACTACTTTGCAAAACAGATCATTGACATGTATAAGCCCTTCAATGTCGGGGACTGGGTAAAGATTGAGGAGATTGTTGGCAAGGTCGTCGAAATAAACGATCTGTATACTCAGGTCGTTACGAGATCGCATGCACGCGTTTACATCCCAAATAATTTGCTGGTCAAGCATACCATCAGCAACCTTTCAAAGGCGGGTGGTATAGATGTTACTGCGAGAATATCCGTTCCTCTCTCGCGAAGTCTTGACGATATTATAAGTACTATTGAGAAAGCGATAAGCGAAGAGGCTCGTGAAGAAGGAACCGGCGACTCTGAGATTCAAGTAGTCTCATTGAACGCTAAAACGGTAGAACTTGAAGTTAAAGTGAGGATACTAAACCCCCAGAGGGTTGAAGACGTGCGCTCAAGGGTACTGAGAAAGATCTACAGGGCTCTTGAGACAGAGCTTAAAGGCTAA
- a CDS encoding APC family permease, translated as MAKEQRLKRKLGLLGVFSFGYADVGAGIYMTLGLVAAHAGPATPIAYAVASISYLLTALSYAELSSSFPEAGGGMIFAEKAFGKFIAFLAGWSLLLDYIVTGSIFALSATGYLGHLIPLLKTDPYFGLTAALLVGSLVVLNIVGIRESAAVSSILVVMDVVGLSVIMLIGYTTRFQPFFDQIAIGTNPTWENFLYGSTLAMASYLGIEVVSQTAGETRKAGSTIPKAVKLVSIIVILFAVLFSTLAIGVVGWQILGESEKDPAAVVAQQLPYGGIFALWISMIGMTVCYVATNTGVVGVSRMVYAMSEQGMLPEWLTALHKRFNTPYKAIILFAFFQLMLAYIGHLGLAADLYNFGALLSYMIVNLSVVMLRIKDPYRYRPFMTPGNITVSIKRKSYLIPLGAIGGFIANLVMWLMVVGTHEEGRLVGFSWLAVGLLAYFLYVARKR; from the coding sequence ATGGCGAAAGAGCAGCGACTCAAAAGGAAGCTTGGACTACTTGGAGTGTTTAGCTTCGGCTACGCCGACGTCGGCGCAGGAATCTACATGACGCTTGGATTGGTAGCTGCCCATGCAGGACCAGCTACGCCTATCGCATATGCTGTCGCCAGCATCTCTTACCTCCTGACAGCGTTAAGTTATGCGGAACTGAGCTCGTCTTTCCCCGAGGCGGGGGGAGGGATGATATTCGCTGAAAAGGCATTCGGGAAATTCATAGCATTTCTTGCCGGCTGGAGCCTGCTCCTAGACTACATAGTCACGGGCTCGATCTTCGCGTTGTCAGCTACAGGTTATCTTGGACACCTAATACCTCTACTTAAAACAGATCCTTATTTCGGCCTAACAGCAGCCCTCCTCGTAGGCTCTCTAGTTGTTCTCAACATCGTAGGGATTAGAGAGTCTGCAGCCGTGAGCTCTATACTCGTAGTGATGGATGTTGTAGGGCTTTCAGTAATCATGTTAATAGGCTATACCACCAGGTTTCAGCCCTTCTTCGACCAGATAGCGATAGGCACTAACCCCACATGGGAAAACTTCTTATACGGCTCCACCCTCGCAATGGCGTCCTACCTTGGGATAGAAGTCGTATCGCAAACGGCTGGAGAGACTCGTAAAGCAGGCTCGACTATACCCAAAGCCGTCAAACTTGTCAGCATAATAGTGATACTCTTCGCTGTCCTCTTCTCAACACTAGCCATAGGCGTGGTAGGCTGGCAAATCCTAGGAGAATCTGAGAAGGATCCCGCTGCCGTAGTTGCACAGCAACTTCCTTACGGAGGGATATTTGCGCTCTGGATCTCCATGATAGGCATGACAGTGTGTTATGTCGCAACAAACACGGGTGTAGTAGGCGTTTCGAGGATGGTTTACGCCATGAGCGAGCAGGGTATGCTTCCCGAGTGGCTCACCGCCCTACACAAGAGGTTTAATACACCCTACAAAGCTATAATACTATTCGCGTTCTTCCAGCTAATGCTCGCCTATATAGGGCATCTCGGTCTAGCAGCAGATCTATACAACTTCGGGGCATTACTCTCGTACATGATTGTAAACCTTTCTGTAGTGATGCTCCGCATCAAGGATCCGTATCGTTACAGGCCCTTCATGACCCCCGGAAATATTACGGTCTCAATAAAAAGGAAGAGCTACCTCATACCTCTAGGAGCTATCGGCGGTTTCATAGCAAACCTAGTAATGTGGCTGATGGTGGTGGGCACACATGAAGAGGGAAGGCTAGTGGGATTCTCATGGCTGGCCGTTGGGCTTCTTGCATATTTCCTTTACGTTGCGAGAAAACGCTAA
- a CDS encoding DUF1641 domain-containing protein, with protein sequence MSGGIEDILTPTRREALEKFLDLLVKLNESGILDTASDIVDPDVIGRLSEILLRPSTLQILDHLDEILDAMGQVKPETLTKSFATLGTVLEAMEKEAKPVGIPGLLKALSDPEVQKGLGVALEVLRALGRSHKK encoded by the coding sequence GTGTCGGGAGGAATCGAGGATATTTTAACCCCAACGAGAAGAGAAGCTCTTGAGAAATTCCTGGACCTTCTTGTAAAACTAAATGAATCCGGAATACTAGACACCGCAAGCGATATCGTTGATCCTGATGTTATAGGCCGTCTCTCAGAGATACTACTGAGGCCGTCAACGCTCCAGATCCTTGACCACCTAGACGAGATATTAGACGCTATGGGCCAGGTAAAACCTGAGACTTTGACAAAGAGCTTCGCGACGCTGGGCACTGTTTTAGAGGCAATGGAGAAGGAGGCAAAGCCTGTCGGTATCCCAGGCCTGTTGAAAGCCCTATCGGATCCAGAGGTTCAGAAAGGCCTTGGTGTAGCTTTAGAGGTTCTCAGAGCGCTAGGCAGATCCCATAAAAAGTAA